A region of Synechococcus sp. WH 8016 DNA encodes the following proteins:
- a CDS encoding DUF1311 domain-containing protein, which yields MLLLPVMPAKAEQPDIKCPGNNTVEMRWCASKSLDESKAALEKKLSPETLKQWREATMEVCSAAYRPYLQGTIYPQLVVGCDDRLNRVLLKELKGLAE from the coding sequence ATGCTGCTTTTACCTGTGATGCCAGCGAAGGCAGAGCAACCAGACATCAAGTGCCCAGGGAACAACACCGTTGAGATGAGATGGTGCGCCTCCAAGAGTTTGGATGAGTCCAAGGCAGCACTTGAGAAGAAACTCTCACCAGAGACCCTGAAGCAATGGAGAGAGGCAACCATGGAGGTCTGCTCTGCTGCCTATCGACCTTATTTACAAGGAACGATTTACCCACAACTGGTTGTTGGGTGTGATGACCGACTCAATCGCGTTCTGCTGAAAGAACTGAAAGGTCTAGCAGAATGA
- a CDS encoding tetratricopeptide repeat protein, with translation MDYKRLAISLGAGVAGAVVVSAIGAQKSYVLAAALVMGAGGTLIRRQSSQKRNMQISTSDDAKNYFEEGKANSLLEKHEQAIECFSKAILINAKDPTFFSSRASSKTKLRQYEEALKDYDYAIELKPDCPEQFICRGRIKEILCDTYDAIEDYSIAIKLDFSCMQAYAMRGKAYKECFEFDDAESDLNKAIELGSNDIAIRKMRGYLRERKGNLKGAIEDYTITANAKETFDNYQSLGDAQFALGDYASAIKYFEKAILLDADNISAHFSLGNTYMRLKNYSDALVCYTNALENSPSFASGFLNRGIANYALNQLVDACSDWMKAKELGSEDAQDLLDKHCN, from the coding sequence ATGGACTACAAACGCTTGGCAATTTCACTCGGTGCTGGCGTTGCAGGTGCTGTGGTCGTATCTGCAATAGGTGCTCAAAAGTCTTATGTACTTGCTGCTGCCTTAGTGATGGGTGCAGGAGGCACTTTGATACGGAGGCAATCATCACAAAAAAGAAATATGCAGATATCGACTAGCGATGATGCTAAAAATTACTTCGAAGAGGGTAAAGCAAATTCACTACTTGAGAAACACGAGCAGGCAATAGAATGTTTTTCCAAGGCGATATTAATTAATGCAAAAGATCCAACTTTCTTTTCGTCCCGTGCATCATCAAAAACAAAACTTAGACAATATGAAGAGGCATTAAAGGACTATGACTATGCCATCGAATTAAAACCTGACTGTCCCGAACAATTCATTTGCCGTGGACGCATCAAAGAAATCTTATGCGATACATATGATGCGATTGAAGACTATTCTATTGCAATTAAGTTGGACTTTTCTTGTATGCAAGCATATGCCATGAGGGGTAAGGCGTATAAAGAATGCTTTGAGTTTGATGACGCAGAATCGGACTTAAATAAGGCAATTGAACTTGGCAGCAATGATATAGCAATTAGAAAAATGAGGGGTTATTTAAGAGAGAGAAAAGGAAATCTGAAAGGTGCTATCGAAGATTACACAATCACAGCAAATGCTAAAGAGACTTTTGATAACTACCAATCCTTGGGAGATGCTCAATTTGCCCTTGGAGATTATGCTTCAGCAATCAAGTATTTTGAAAAAGCAATTCTGTTAGATGCAGATAATATAAGCGCCCACTTTTCTCTTGGGAACACCTATATGCGCCTGAAAAACTATTCAGATGCGTTGGTATGCTACACAAATGCATTGGAAAATTCACCTTCATTTGCAAGTGGATTCCTCAATCGTGGGATCGCCAATTACGCATTAAACCAATTGGTGGATGCTTGCTCAGACTGGATGAAAGCAAAAGAATTAGGAAGTGAAGACGCTCAGGATCTTCTGGATAAACATTGCAATTAA
- a CDS encoding sugar transferase, with the protein MQVSLRRTSLQAGGSSLSRRATKRHLELLSAPPSVLTSVALVRKQSRLGRSLKRSGDIAFSLLALGLGSPVFLLIAALVSLSSPGPVFYVQKRVGRRYRHFGCIKFRTMRADADAVLQRVLAESPEMRAEFERDFKLRQDPRITPIGRFLRRSSLDELPQFLNVLRGEMSVVGPRPIVDKEIERYGPFMDEVLAVRPGLTGLWQVSGRNNLSYPKRVRLDLAYSRGRSFLLDLAIILRTFGVLLLPMDRGAY; encoded by the coding sequence ATGCAAGTCAGTCTGCGTCGAACGTCGCTCCAGGCCGGTGGATCCAGCCTGAGTCGGCGTGCGACGAAGCGGCATCTCGAGTTGTTGTCAGCCCCTCCCTCGGTGCTCACATCCGTGGCACTGGTTCGTAAGCAGAGCCGGTTGGGACGCTCACTCAAGCGAAGTGGTGATATTGCTTTCTCGTTGCTGGCCTTAGGGCTTGGATCACCAGTTTTTTTGTTGATCGCGGCCCTGGTGAGCTTGAGTTCGCCCGGACCTGTGTTTTACGTGCAGAAGCGCGTTGGTCGTCGATACCGGCATTTTGGATGCATCAAATTTCGCACCATGCGCGCGGATGCCGACGCTGTTTTGCAACGCGTGTTGGCTGAGTCGCCAGAGATGCGCGCTGAATTTGAGCGAGATTTCAAGCTTCGCCAAGACCCCCGCATCACTCCGATTGGCCGTTTCTTAAGGCGTTCCAGCCTGGATGAACTCCCTCAGTTTCTGAATGTCCTCCGTGGTGAGATGAGTGTGGTTGGGCCACGGCCGATTGTGGACAAGGAAATTGAGCGCTACGGCCCCTTCATGGATGAGGTGTTGGCTGTGCGGCCCGGCTTAACGGGGTTGTGGCAGGTGAGTGGTCGGAACAATCTCAGCTACCCCAAGCGGGTGAGGCTTGATTTGGCTTACTCGAGAGGCCGCTCTTTCCTTCTTGATTTGGCGATCATCCTGCGCACGTTTGGAGTTCTTCTGCTCCCCATGGACCGTGGTGCCTACTGA
- the cbiB gene encoding adenosylcobinamide-phosphate synthase CbiB — protein MIVAAGLDLLVGDPRWSPHPVVAMGRVITGLRYWVERWAGDRPFPLRAGGALITLVLVVGSGGTGWLLERLILPQSPLPHPLAAVLLVLALASALAARSLRDSVLAVLQALPDLPSARDRLSWIVGRDVSQLDQDDILRASAETASENSVDGLFAPLFWMLIGAGLWQAGFSQGPGPLALAWAFKASSTLDSMLGYKHGRLRWLGTAGARLDDLLTWLPCRLVLITLPLMSLPWTQWPTTVRAAAADGRPDPSPNAGLSESIFAHCADVQMGGLNRYGNTWISKPVLSAQSGKATAEGVRKLLNLSLKLEVSWLVAAAGWSLLQ, from the coding sequence GTGATCGTCGCCGCAGGCCTTGACCTGCTGGTCGGCGATCCCCGCTGGAGCCCTCATCCAGTTGTCGCCATGGGGCGCGTGATCACTGGACTCCGCTACTGGGTCGAACGCTGGGCCGGAGACCGGCCCTTTCCACTGCGCGCCGGTGGGGCCCTGATCACGCTCGTTTTGGTGGTGGGCAGCGGCGGAACGGGCTGGCTGCTGGAACGGCTGATCTTGCCCCAGTCTCCGTTGCCCCATCCCTTAGCGGCAGTGTTGCTGGTTCTTGCCCTGGCGAGTGCTCTGGCAGCTCGCAGCCTTCGCGACAGCGTGCTGGCCGTCCTTCAGGCCCTCCCGGACCTCCCCTCGGCCAGGGATCGCCTCAGTTGGATTGTGGGCCGTGATGTGAGCCAATTGGATCAAGACGACATCCTCCGGGCCAGCGCGGAAACAGCCAGTGAAAATTCAGTGGATGGACTGTTTGCCCCGCTGTTTTGGATGTTGATCGGAGCTGGCCTCTGGCAGGCGGGCTTCAGCCAAGGTCCAGGCCCCCTGGCCTTGGCGTGGGCGTTCAAAGCCAGCAGCACCCTTGATTCCATGCTTGGGTATAAGCATGGACGCTTGCGTTGGCTCGGGACTGCTGGGGCCAGGCTCGACGACCTATTGACCTGGTTGCCCTGCCGGTTGGTGCTAATCACGCTTCCGCTTATGAGCTTGCCCTGGACCCAGTGGCCAACAACAGTGCGAGCCGCCGCCGCCGATGGGAGACCTGATCCCTCCCCCAACGCAGGACTCTCAGAATCAATTTTTGCCCATTGCGCCGATGTGCAGATGGGAGGGCTCAATCGCTACGGCAACACTTGGATCAGCAAACCAGTGCTTTCCGCCCAATCAGGCAAGGCCACAGCTGAAGGCGTGCGCAAGCTGCTGAACTTAAGCCTCAAACTTGAAGTGTCCTGGTTAGTGGCGGCAGCTGGCTGGTCGTTGCTTCAGTAG
- a CDS encoding ATP-dependent Clp protease proteolytic subunit produces MPIGTPSVPYRLPGSQMERWVDIYTRLGVERILFLGSDVNDGVANSLVAQMLYLDSEDSSKPIYLYINSPGGSVTAGLAIYDTMQYVKSDVVTICVGLAASMGAFLLTAGTKGKRLALPHSRIMIHQPLGGTAQRQASDIEIEAREILRMKEMLNRSMADMTGQSFEKIEKDTDRDYFLSAEEAKDYGLIDRVISHPNEA; encoded by the coding sequence ATGCCGATCGGTACCCCCAGCGTTCCCTACCGCCTCCCCGGCAGCCAAATGGAGCGCTGGGTCGACATCTACACCCGTCTTGGCGTTGAGAGGATTTTGTTCCTCGGCTCTGATGTGAATGACGGGGTTGCGAACAGCCTCGTTGCCCAGATGCTGTATCTCGATTCCGAAGACAGCAGCAAGCCCATCTACCTGTACATCAACTCCCCAGGTGGATCGGTCACCGCTGGCTTGGCGATCTACGACACCATGCAATACGTGAAGAGTGACGTCGTCACCATCTGCGTCGGGCTGGCCGCATCGATGGGTGCCTTCTTGTTGACGGCAGGCACGAAAGGCAAGCGCCTGGCCTTGCCCCATAGCCGGATCATGATCCACCAGCCTCTTGGGGGAACGGCGCAACGTCAGGCGAGCGATATCGAAATCGAAGCCAGGGAAATCTTGCGGATGAAGGAAATGCTCAACCGCTCCATGGCCGATATGACAGGGCAGAGTTTTGAAAAAATCGAGAAAGACACCGACAGGGACTATTTCCTGAGTGCGGAAGAGGCCAAGGATTACGGCTTGATCGATCGGGTGATCTCCCACCCCAACGAAGCTTGA
- the ilvC gene encoding ketol-acid reductoisomerase: MAQLFYDSDADLSLLSGKTVAIIGYGSQGHAHALNLKDSGINVVVGLYDGSRSAEKAKADGLEVLSVADASAKADWIMVLLPDEFQKEVYEKEIAPHLSAGKVLSFAHGFNIRFELIKPPADVDVLMIAPKGPGHTVRWEYQNGQGVPALFAIEQDASGNARGLAMAYAKGIGGTRAGILETNFKEETETDLFGEQAVLCGGLSELVKAGFETLVEAGYQPELAYFECLHEVKLIVDLMVKGGLSSMRDSISNTAEYGDYVSGPRLITADTKAEMKRILSDIQDGTFAKNFVAECAAGKPEMNKVRARDAEHPIEKVGKGLRSMFSWLKTA, from the coding sequence ATGGCTCAGCTTTTCTATGACTCAGACGCCGATCTCTCGCTGCTGAGCGGCAAGACGGTAGCCATCATCGGTTATGGATCCCAGGGCCATGCCCACGCCCTGAACCTCAAGGACAGTGGCATCAATGTGGTGGTGGGTCTCTATGACGGCAGCCGCTCAGCCGAGAAAGCCAAAGCCGATGGCCTCGAGGTTCTGAGCGTGGCGGATGCATCCGCCAAGGCTGACTGGATCATGGTGCTGCTACCGGACGAGTTTCAGAAAGAGGTGTATGAGAAAGAAATTGCCCCTCACCTCAGCGCTGGCAAGGTTTTAAGTTTTGCTCACGGCTTCAACATTCGCTTTGAGCTGATCAAGCCACCGGCCGATGTGGATGTGTTGATGATCGCTCCGAAGGGACCGGGTCACACCGTGCGCTGGGAGTATCAGAACGGTCAGGGGGTTCCTGCCCTGTTCGCAATCGAACAGGACGCTTCCGGGAATGCGCGCGGCCTGGCGATGGCCTACGCCAAAGGGATTGGCGGCACACGCGCGGGCATCCTTGAGACCAACTTCAAGGAAGAAACCGAAACCGACCTGTTTGGAGAGCAAGCGGTTCTCTGCGGTGGCCTCTCAGAGCTGGTCAAAGCTGGATTCGAGACCCTTGTGGAAGCCGGTTATCAGCCTGAGCTCGCTTATTTCGAGTGCCTGCACGAAGTGAAGTTGATCGTCGACCTGATGGTGAAGGGCGGTCTCTCCTCCATGCGCGACTCCATCTCCAATACTGCGGAATACGGGGACTACGTCAGTGGCCCGCGTCTGATCACCGCTGACACCAAAGCGGAGATGAAAAGGATCCTCTCCGACATCCAAGACGGAACCTTTGCCAAGAACTTCGTTGCAGAATGCGCAGCCGGCAAGCCTGAGATGAACAAAGTTCGCGCTCGTGATGCCGAGCATCCAATCGAGAAAGTTGGCAAGGGACTGCGCTCGATGTTCAGCTGGCTCAAGACGGCCTGA
- the hemW gene encoding radical SAM family heme chaperone HemW, which yields MTASAPRSAYLHIPFCHRRCFYCDFAVVPLGDRADADGGSGSGSIETYLAQLSAEIHLSPPGPPLATVYVGGGTPSLLRPDQLAALLQQLRGRFGFQDGAEITLEMDPATFERRDLHALVAAGVTRVSLGGQSFDDVRLAALGRRHRRKDLLEACHWLQGCLQAGGLQSWSLDLIRNLPDQGDQEWEAQLEQAVVLQAPHLSIYDLSVEPVTVFAWREKRGELAIPEEDAAADRIAFTTRRLRRAGYCRYEISNFARPGHASRHNRVYWSGAGWWAFGLGATSAPWGERMARPRTREAYASWLKEQGPKLDSSLIRGSAESLPLDDRLLVGLRCYEGVNLWELARRCGWNERRCSRDLPALEARWQPFLERGLMERFGRRWRLSDPEGMAVSNQVLVEVVEWWELLPDPVAPSASF from the coding sequence ATGACCGCATCTGCACCTCGCAGCGCCTATTTACATATTCCTTTTTGCCATCGGCGTTGTTTTTATTGCGACTTCGCGGTGGTGCCCCTCGGCGATCGGGCTGATGCGGATGGAGGGTCTGGTAGCGGTTCGATCGAGACCTACCTGGCGCAGCTCAGCGCAGAGATCCACCTCTCTCCCCCAGGGCCTCCATTGGCCACCGTGTATGTCGGCGGTGGTACGCCATCCCTGTTGAGGCCCGATCAACTTGCAGCGTTGCTGCAGCAGCTCAGAGGCCGCTTTGGCTTCCAGGACGGTGCTGAAATCACCCTTGAGATGGATCCAGCTACGTTTGAGCGCAGGGATCTTCACGCCCTGGTCGCTGCGGGCGTGACCCGCGTGAGTTTGGGAGGGCAAAGTTTTGACGATGTCAGGCTCGCGGCCCTGGGGCGCCGACATCGCCGAAAGGATTTGCTTGAGGCCTGCCATTGGCTCCAAGGGTGTTTGCAGGCTGGTGGACTGCAGAGCTGGAGCTTGGATCTGATCCGAAACCTTCCAGACCAAGGGGATCAGGAATGGGAGGCGCAGCTGGAGCAGGCCGTTGTTCTGCAGGCTCCCCACCTATCGATCTACGACCTCAGCGTGGAGCCAGTCACGGTGTTTGCTTGGCGCGAGAAGCGAGGCGAGCTGGCGATCCCTGAGGAAGATGCTGCCGCCGACCGGATCGCCTTCACCACCCGCAGGCTGCGCCGCGCCGGTTACTGCCGCTACGAAATCTCCAATTTCGCTAGGCCAGGGCATGCCTCCAGGCACAACCGCGTGTACTGGAGTGGTGCGGGATGGTGGGCCTTTGGTCTAGGCGCGACCAGTGCACCCTGGGGGGAGCGGATGGCTCGTCCTCGCACCCGAGAGGCCTATGCCTCCTGGCTGAAGGAGCAGGGTCCAAAACTGGATTCGAGTTTGATTCGAGGGTCAGCCGAGAGCTTGCCTCTGGACGATCGGCTGCTGGTGGGGCTGCGCTGCTACGAAGGCGTAAACCTGTGGGAGCTTGCGAGACGCTGCGGCTGGAACGAACGTCGCTGCAGCCGTGACTTACCTGCCCTAGAAGCGCGCTGGCAACCCTTCTTAGAGAGGGGTCTGATGGAACGTTTTGGCCGCCGTTGGCGCCTCAGCGATCCCGAGGGAATGGCCGTTAGCAATCAGGTGCTTGTGGAGGTGGTGGAGTGGTGGGAGTTGCTCCCTGATCCCGTTGCTCCGTCAGCCAGCTTTTGA
- a CDS encoding PIN/TRAM domain-containing protein has translation MVEVLILVLFLISGGATGWMGVHLLPQEMLDDVTDVQRVRLGLTGLGTAIGLVAGLVFKRLRLQLMQQVRTMPTDLLISRSVGLILGLLVANLLLAPILLLPLAGGVTLVKPLAAVLSNVFFGVLGYNLAEVHGRTLLRLFNPTSTEALLVADGVLTPATPKILDTSVIIDGRIRGMLACGLLEGQAIVAQTVIDEMQQLADSTNLEKRAKGRRGLKLLRDLRDTYGRRLVINSTRYEGTGTDDRLLLLAGDTGGTLVTADFNLAQVAEVKEIKVMNLSELVIALRPEVQPGDELLLKIVREGKEESQGVGYLEDGTMVVVEEGRSLIGSRQPVVVTGALQTPTGRMVFARRDKNGARNNRSSKSSKGKAARTDSAEEQPSS, from the coding sequence ATGGTTGAAGTTCTCATCCTGGTCCTATTTCTGATCTCCGGTGGAGCCACCGGCTGGATGGGAGTTCATCTCCTTCCACAAGAGATGCTGGACGATGTCACCGATGTCCAACGGGTGCGCCTCGGGCTCACCGGCCTTGGCACGGCCATAGGCCTCGTAGCAGGCCTCGTTTTCAAGCGGCTGCGTCTGCAACTGATGCAGCAGGTGCGCACGATGCCCACCGATTTGTTGATCAGTCGATCGGTGGGACTGATTCTTGGTCTGCTGGTCGCCAACCTCTTGTTAGCGCCGATCCTGCTGCTCCCACTCGCCGGTGGCGTCACGCTGGTCAAACCGCTGGCTGCGGTGCTCAGCAATGTGTTTTTTGGCGTTCTGGGATACAACCTCGCCGAGGTGCACGGACGCACGCTTCTGCGCCTGTTCAACCCCACCAGCACGGAAGCGCTGCTGGTGGCAGACGGTGTGCTCACCCCTGCAACCCCGAAGATCCTCGATACCAGCGTGATCATTGATGGGCGAATCCGCGGCATGTTGGCCTGCGGTTTGCTGGAAGGTCAGGCCATCGTTGCTCAAACGGTGATCGACGAGATGCAGCAATTGGCCGACTCCACCAACTTGGAGAAGCGAGCCAAGGGACGTCGTGGCCTGAAACTTCTGCGCGATCTACGCGACACCTACGGCCGTCGACTGGTGATCAACAGCACCCGTTATGAAGGAACGGGCACCGACGATCGCCTTCTCCTGCTTGCAGGCGACACGGGCGGCACGCTTGTGACCGCCGACTTCAACCTGGCCCAGGTCGCCGAAGTGAAGGAGATCAAGGTGATGAATCTGAGCGAATTGGTGATCGCCCTACGCCCTGAGGTGCAGCCCGGAGATGAGCTGTTGCTCAAGATCGTGCGCGAAGGCAAAGAGGAGAGTCAGGGAGTGGGCTACCTCGAAGACGGAACGATGGTGGTGGTTGAGGAGGGCCGGAGCTTGATCGGATCCCGTCAACCCGTTGTGGTGACCGGTGCACTGCAGACCCCAACAGGGCGCATGGTGTTTGCTCGCCGTGACAAAAACGGTGCGCGAAACAACCGCAGCAGCAAGAGCAGCAAGGGCAAGGCTGCACGCACGGACAGCGCTGAAGAGCAGCCATCCTCGTGA
- a CDS encoding ATP-dependent Clp protease proteolytic subunit, with translation MTTSAPYYGDSGVMRTPPPDLPSLMLKERIVYLGLPLFSDGDTKRQLGLDVTELIIAQLLFLEFDNPDKPIYFYINSTGTSWYSGESIGFETEAFAICDTLRYVKPPVHTICIGQAMGTAAVILSAGTKGQRAALPHASIVLHQPRSGARGQATDIQIRAKEVLHNKRAMLEILSTNTGRSVEELSADSDRMSYLTPQEAVSYGLIDRVLDSRKDLPAAVG, from the coding sequence ATGACCACATCAGCGCCTTATTACGGCGACTCAGGCGTGATGCGCACACCCCCGCCTGACCTGCCCTCTTTGATGCTCAAAGAGCGGATTGTGTATCTGGGCCTTCCGCTGTTTTCAGACGGAGACACCAAGCGTCAGCTCGGCTTGGACGTGACCGAGCTGATCATTGCCCAGCTCCTCTTTTTGGAGTTCGACAACCCAGACAAGCCGATTTATTTCTATATCAACTCCACGGGTACAAGTTGGTATTCGGGCGAGTCGATTGGCTTCGAGACAGAAGCCTTTGCCATCTGCGACACGCTTCGCTACGTGAAGCCACCGGTGCACACGATTTGCATCGGTCAGGCGATGGGAACGGCTGCCGTCATCCTTTCCGCTGGCACCAAAGGGCAAAGAGCGGCCCTACCCCATGCCTCGATCGTGTTGCATCAGCCCCGCAGCGGCGCGCGCGGCCAGGCCACGGACATTCAGATCCGCGCCAAAGAGGTGCTGCATAACAAGCGGGCCATGCTCGAAATCCTTTCGACCAACACCGGTCGCAGCGTGGAAGAACTCTCCGCCGATTCAGACAGAATGAGTTATCTCACCCCTCAAGAAGCCGTGTCCTACGGCCTGATTGACAGGGTTCTCGATAGCCGCAAGGACCTACCTGCAGCGGTGGGTTAA
- a CDS encoding DUF1651 domain-containing protein — translation MGDGWLRNPEDGWTYRFQRDEKSWSVDPRVFVDKGRAMPDGSPALLKTRKHLRRERAEGMWKDLVRKGWENVPAVWGVDAEP, via the coding sequence ATGGGAGACGGTTGGTTGCGGAACCCCGAAGACGGATGGACCTATCGGTTTCAGAGGGATGAGAAGAGTTGGTCCGTCGACCCCCGTGTCTTCGTGGATAAGGGTCGTGCAATGCCTGATGGTTCTCCTGCTCTCTTGAAGACTCGTAAGCACCTCAGGAGGGAAAGAGCAGAAGGTATGTGGAAGGACTTAGTGCGGAAGGGTTGGGAAAACGTTCCTGCTGTTTGGGGTGTTGACGCAGAACCCTGA
- a CDS encoding recombinase family protein: MGRKIGYARCSTTHQSTDSQVDDLKADGCEEVFFEKVSSTTTLEQRHQLRACLSVLREGDLLCVAKLDRLGRSQVEVINRLNDLQQEGIHVRTLDGLIDTKALGKMAPLVVGLLTGLSEVERSLIQERSRESVEHRRKTGGNLGGRPKTSNKKESLVLRLRQEGESYRSIKDQTGLALATITRIIKEEEVM, from the coding sequence ATGGGACGGAAAATCGGATACGCAAGGTGCTCCACCACCCATCAATCCACCGACTCGCAGGTGGATGACCTCAAGGCAGATGGATGCGAAGAGGTCTTCTTTGAAAAGGTCTCAAGCACCACGACCCTGGAGCAACGACATCAACTGCGTGCCTGCCTATCTGTTCTCCGTGAAGGAGACCTGCTGTGTGTTGCCAAGTTGGACCGCCTTGGAAGGAGTCAGGTCGAAGTCATCAACCGTCTGAACGATCTCCAGCAAGAGGGAATCCATGTGAGAACCCTGGATGGATTGATAGACACCAAGGCACTTGGGAAGATGGCACCTCTTGTCGTTGGACTCCTAACTGGACTTTCAGAAGTGGAAAGATCTCTTATCCAGGAGAGGAGCAGAGAGTCCGTAGAGCACCGCAGGAAGACAGGAGGGAATCTTGGAGGGAGACCAAAGACCTCCAACAAGAAGGAGTCATTGGTCTTGCGTCTGCGTCAAGAAGGAGAGTCCTATAGGTCCATAAAGGATCAAACAGGTCTGGCACTCGCAACCATCACACGCATCATCAAAGAAGAAGAGGTGATGTGA